From Scatophagus argus isolate fScaArg1 chromosome 2, fScaArg1.pri, whole genome shotgun sequence, a single genomic window includes:
- the tmc8 gene encoding transmembrane channel-like protein 7 isoform X3, producing MEVHDNVNFMRLLSDDSIQSSLSSDSCEYYQTEIFDLLPSTQASRLNQNTQNLWEATSAHQGGPELSGRGPKDKTSTQPLRNLVMCIQGKRDARDRRKMQISNIGFWESWRQSQSINRKRVWAQVVGTLSGLLPWQRTLRAIEGKFGVGVKAYFVFLRYLVYLNLLHCALIWGFILGPTIFYGRSNSSEPLRFGGDDNVLDFFLGSGYLDRSPVFFGYYTRGSLNLLCLNTPLLYLAGILTILFLSLIMVVRRTIVGYKHTWMLGKRYSMNVSYKIFCGWDFTVQDPDSAVLKHSFIRNDLKLFLEEQSFSMRKAQRTLRQKVRLYLLRFILNLVVLSLLGGAFILIYFATEKSEAESHHYWLISLVLQYLPPITITFVNLFLPHVFRKISSFEDYSFTTQINATLVRSIFLKLASLGIYLFFILNKTVDQQCRENKFGREMYKLCIFNFLTTFCDAFLLNYPRKLVQEKYPLSLLARLSGKQRFLIPFNILDLVYSQTVSWVGVYFCPLLPLIGTVTLMAIFYIKKFTVLRCCVAEQRMFRASSSSVLFHFMLLLGLLIAGVTLGYNIYQQGISDKNMSSCGPFGNGETVFNVTGECVAKLSGPAQTILGYLASEAFALPLILAEIIILTSYVSRGRANQKAIERLKDMLVMSSSDKRFLVKQHATMLRRQRNTHRVHPAAVRETSARTTLLKPPSLQTCPST from the exons ATGGAGGTGCACGATAATGTCAACTTCATGAGACTCCTGTCAG ATGACAGCATCCAATCGTCTCTGTCGTCAGACTCCTGTGAGTACTATCAGACAGAGATATTTGATCTGTTGCCGAGCACCCAGGCCAGCCGGCTCAACCAGAATACACAGAATCTATGGGAAGCCACCAGTGCCCACCAGGGTGGCCCAGAGCTGAGTGGGAGAGGACCCAAAGACAAGACATCAACACAGCCACTCAGGAACCTGGTCATGTGTATTCAGGGGAAGAGGGATGCCAG AGACAGGAGGAAGATGCAAATCAGCAATATTGGTTTTTGGGAGTCCTGGAGGCAGAGCCAGAGCATCAACAGGAAAAGGGTTTGGGCACAGGTAGTAGGCACTCTATCAGGCCTGTTGCCGTGGCAGCGCACGCTCCGTGCCATCGAAG GCAAGTTTGGAGTTGGCGTGAAGGCTTACTTTGTCTTCCTCAGATATCTGGTTTACTTGAACCTGCTTCACTGTGCTTTAATATGGGGTTTCATTTTGGGCCCTACAATATTTTATGGCCGGAGCAACAGCAGTG AACCTTTAAGGTTTGGGGGCGATGACAATGTGTTGGATTTTTTCCTGGGATCG GGCTACCTGGATCGTTCTCCAGTCTTTTTTGGTTACTATACTCGCGGTTCCCTGAATTTGCTGTGCTTGAATACACCTCTACTGTACCTGGCTGGAATCCTCACCATCCTGTTCCTCAGTCTCATCATGGTGGTCCGCAG AACAATAGTTGGCTACAAGCACACCTGGATGCTCGGGAAGCGTTACAGTATGAATGTGAGCTATAAGATCTTTTGTGGTTGGGACTTCACCGTCCAGGACCCTGACTCTGCTGTTCTCAAACACAGCTTCATCAGGAACGATCTCAAG CTGTTCCTGGAGGAGCAGAGTTTCTCTATGCGCAAGGCTCAGAGGACACTGCGACAGAAGGTGCGTCTCTACCTGCTTAGGTTCATCCTCAACCTGGTTGTTCTCTCTCTGCTAGGCGGAGCTTTCATCCTCATCTACTTTGCCACGGAAAAATCTGAGGCTGAG AGTCATCACTACTGGTTGATCAGTCTGGTCCTCCAGTACCTTCCTCCTATCACCATCACCTTCGTCAACCTGTTTCTTCCTCACGTGTTTCGCAAAATCTCATCTTTTGAGGACTACTCTTTCACCACGCAGATCAATGCCACACTTGTGAG GAGCATCTTCTTGAAGCTGGCCTCACTGGGgatctatttatttttcatcttgaACAAAACAGTAGATCAGCAA TGCAGGGAGAACAAGTTTGGCAGAGAAATGTACAAGTTGTGTATCTTCAACTTCCTTACCACTTTCTGCGATGCCTTTCTCTTGAACTACCCCAGGAA ATTAGTGCAGGAGAAGTATCCTTTGTCCTTGTTGGCCCGATTGTCGGGGAAACAGCGCTTCCTGATCCCGTTCAACATCTTGGATCTCGTGTACAGTCAGACTGTGTCCTGGGTGGGAGTCTACTTCTgccctctgctgcctctgatAGGAACTGTCACACTGATGGCCATCTTCTACATCAAAAAG TTCACGGTCCTGCGGTGCTGTGTGGCAGAGCAGAGGATGTTTCGAGCCTCCAGCTCCTCCGTTTTATTCCACTTCATGTTGCTGCTTGGCCTCCTCATAGCTGGAGTCACATTGGGCTATAACATCTACCAGCAAGGCATATCGGACAAAAACAT GTCGTCTTGTGGTCCATTTGGAAATGGAGAAACTGTGTTTAATGTGACAGGAGAGTGTGTCGCCAAACTCTCAGGTCCGGCACAAACCATTCTCGGCTACCTGGCCTCCGAGGCATTCGCCCTGCCGCTCATACTAGCTGAGAT CATAATCTTGACCTCATATGTGTCACGGGGAAGAGCCAATCAGAAGGCCATTGAGAGACTGAAAGACATGTTGGTTATG agcagctcagaTAAGCGTTTTCTAGTGAAACAGCATGCCACGATGCTCAGAAGGCAGAGAAACACCCACAGAGTTCATCCTGCAGCCGTCAGAGAGACCTCCGCCCGTACAACTTTACTAAAGCCCCCGAGCTTGCAGACCTGTCCATCCACCTGA
- the tmc8 gene encoding transmembrane channel-like protein 7 isoform X2: protein MEVHDNVNFMRLLSDDSIQSSLSSDSCEYYQTEIFDLLPSTQASRLNQNTQNLWEATSAHQGGPELSGRGPKDKTSTQPLRNLVMCIQGKRDARRKMQISNIGFWESWRQSQSINRKRVWAQVVGTLSGLLPWQRTLRAIEGKFGVGVKAYFVFLRYLVYLNLLHCALIWGFILGPTIFYGRSNSSEPLRFGGDDNVLDFFLGSGYLDRSPVFFGYYTRGSLNLLCLNTPLLYLAGILTILFLSLIMVVRRTIVGYKHTWMLGKRYSMNVSYKIFCGWDFTVQDPDSAVLKHSFIRNDLKLFLEEQSFSMRKAQRTLRQKVRLYLLRFILNLVVLSLLGGAFILIYFATEKSEAESHHYWLISLVLQYLPPITITFVNLFLPHVFRKISSFEDYSFTTQINATLVRSIFLKLASLGIYLFFILNKTVDQQVSYERDLCLNRLRFSETSGAKYCCEMFLTAPIICVLLFQCRENKFGREMYKLCIFNFLTTFCDAFLLNYPRKLVQEKYPLSLLARLSGKQRFLIPFNILDLVYSQTVSWVGVYFCPLLPLIGTVTLMAIFYIKKFTVLRCCVAEQRMFRASSSSVLFHFMLLLGLLIAGVTLGYNIYQQGISDKNMSSCGPFGNGETVFNVTGECVAKLSGPAQTILGYLASEAFALPLILAEIIILTSYVSRGRANQKAIERLKDMLVMSSSDKRFLVKQHATMLRRQRNTHRVHPAAVRETSARTTLLKPPSLQTCPST from the exons ATGGAGGTGCACGATAATGTCAACTTCATGAGACTCCTGTCAG ATGACAGCATCCAATCGTCTCTGTCGTCAGACTCCTGTGAGTACTATCAGACAGAGATATTTGATCTGTTGCCGAGCACCCAGGCCAGCCGGCTCAACCAGAATACACAGAATCTATGGGAAGCCACCAGTGCCCACCAGGGTGGCCCAGAGCTGAGTGGGAGAGGACCCAAAGACAAGACATCAACACAGCCACTCAGGAACCTGGTCATGTGTATTCAGGGGAAGAGGGATGCCAG GAGGAAGATGCAAATCAGCAATATTGGTTTTTGGGAGTCCTGGAGGCAGAGCCAGAGCATCAACAGGAAAAGGGTTTGGGCACAGGTAGTAGGCACTCTATCAGGCCTGTTGCCGTGGCAGCGCACGCTCCGTGCCATCGAAG GCAAGTTTGGAGTTGGCGTGAAGGCTTACTTTGTCTTCCTCAGATATCTGGTTTACTTGAACCTGCTTCACTGTGCTTTAATATGGGGTTTCATTTTGGGCCCTACAATATTTTATGGCCGGAGCAACAGCAGTG AACCTTTAAGGTTTGGGGGCGATGACAATGTGTTGGATTTTTTCCTGGGATCG GGCTACCTGGATCGTTCTCCAGTCTTTTTTGGTTACTATACTCGCGGTTCCCTGAATTTGCTGTGCTTGAATACACCTCTACTGTACCTGGCTGGAATCCTCACCATCCTGTTCCTCAGTCTCATCATGGTGGTCCGCAG AACAATAGTTGGCTACAAGCACACCTGGATGCTCGGGAAGCGTTACAGTATGAATGTGAGCTATAAGATCTTTTGTGGTTGGGACTTCACCGTCCAGGACCCTGACTCTGCTGTTCTCAAACACAGCTTCATCAGGAACGATCTCAAG CTGTTCCTGGAGGAGCAGAGTTTCTCTATGCGCAAGGCTCAGAGGACACTGCGACAGAAGGTGCGTCTCTACCTGCTTAGGTTCATCCTCAACCTGGTTGTTCTCTCTCTGCTAGGCGGAGCTTTCATCCTCATCTACTTTGCCACGGAAAAATCTGAGGCTGAG AGTCATCACTACTGGTTGATCAGTCTGGTCCTCCAGTACCTTCCTCCTATCACCATCACCTTCGTCAACCTGTTTCTTCCTCACGTGTTTCGCAAAATCTCATCTTTTGAGGACTACTCTTTCACCACGCAGATCAATGCCACACTTGTGAG GAGCATCTTCTTGAAGCTGGCCTCACTGGGgatctatttatttttcatcttgaACAAAACAGTAGATCAGCAAGTGAGTTACGAGAGAGATTTATGTTTGAACAGACTGAGGTTCAGTGAGACTTCAGGTGCAAAGtattgctgtgaaatgtttttaacagcCCCTATTATATGTGTGCTTCTTTTTCAGTGCAGGGAGAACAAGTTTGGCAGAGAAATGTACAAGTTGTGTATCTTCAACTTCCTTACCACTTTCTGCGATGCCTTTCTCTTGAACTACCCCAGGAA ATTAGTGCAGGAGAAGTATCCTTTGTCCTTGTTGGCCCGATTGTCGGGGAAACAGCGCTTCCTGATCCCGTTCAACATCTTGGATCTCGTGTACAGTCAGACTGTGTCCTGGGTGGGAGTCTACTTCTgccctctgctgcctctgatAGGAACTGTCACACTGATGGCCATCTTCTACATCAAAAAG TTCACGGTCCTGCGGTGCTGTGTGGCAGAGCAGAGGATGTTTCGAGCCTCCAGCTCCTCCGTTTTATTCCACTTCATGTTGCTGCTTGGCCTCCTCATAGCTGGAGTCACATTGGGCTATAACATCTACCAGCAAGGCATATCGGACAAAAACAT GTCGTCTTGTGGTCCATTTGGAAATGGAGAAACTGTGTTTAATGTGACAGGAGAGTGTGTCGCCAAACTCTCAGGTCCGGCACAAACCATTCTCGGCTACCTGGCCTCCGAGGCATTCGCCCTGCCGCTCATACTAGCTGAGAT CATAATCTTGACCTCATATGTGTCACGGGGAAGAGCCAATCAGAAGGCCATTGAGAGACTGAAAGACATGTTGGTTATG agcagctcagaTAAGCGTTTTCTAGTGAAACAGCATGCCACGATGCTCAGAAGGCAGAGAAACACCCACAGAGTTCATCCTGCAGCCGTCAGAGAGACCTCCGCCCGTACAACTTTACTAAAGCCCCCGAGCTTGCAGACCTGTCCATCCACCTGA
- the tmc8 gene encoding transmembrane channel-like protein 7 isoform X1, which yields MEVHDNVNFMRLLSDDSIQSSLSSDSCEYYQTEIFDLLPSTQASRLNQNTQNLWEATSAHQGGPELSGRGPKDKTSTQPLRNLVMCIQGKRDARDRRKMQISNIGFWESWRQSQSINRKRVWAQVVGTLSGLLPWQRTLRAIEGKFGVGVKAYFVFLRYLVYLNLLHCALIWGFILGPTIFYGRSNSSEPLRFGGDDNVLDFFLGSGYLDRSPVFFGYYTRGSLNLLCLNTPLLYLAGILTILFLSLIMVVRRTIVGYKHTWMLGKRYSMNVSYKIFCGWDFTVQDPDSAVLKHSFIRNDLKLFLEEQSFSMRKAQRTLRQKVRLYLLRFILNLVVLSLLGGAFILIYFATEKSEAESHHYWLISLVLQYLPPITITFVNLFLPHVFRKISSFEDYSFTTQINATLVRSIFLKLASLGIYLFFILNKTVDQQVSYERDLCLNRLRFSETSGAKYCCEMFLTAPIICVLLFQCRENKFGREMYKLCIFNFLTTFCDAFLLNYPRKLVQEKYPLSLLARLSGKQRFLIPFNILDLVYSQTVSWVGVYFCPLLPLIGTVTLMAIFYIKKFTVLRCCVAEQRMFRASSSSVLFHFMLLLGLLIAGVTLGYNIYQQGISDKNMSSCGPFGNGETVFNVTGECVAKLSGPAQTILGYLASEAFALPLILAEIIILTSYVSRGRANQKAIERLKDMLVMSSSDKRFLVKQHATMLRRQRNTHRVHPAAVRETSARTTLLKPPSLQTCPST from the exons ATGGAGGTGCACGATAATGTCAACTTCATGAGACTCCTGTCAG ATGACAGCATCCAATCGTCTCTGTCGTCAGACTCCTGTGAGTACTATCAGACAGAGATATTTGATCTGTTGCCGAGCACCCAGGCCAGCCGGCTCAACCAGAATACACAGAATCTATGGGAAGCCACCAGTGCCCACCAGGGTGGCCCAGAGCTGAGTGGGAGAGGACCCAAAGACAAGACATCAACACAGCCACTCAGGAACCTGGTCATGTGTATTCAGGGGAAGAGGGATGCCAG AGACAGGAGGAAGATGCAAATCAGCAATATTGGTTTTTGGGAGTCCTGGAGGCAGAGCCAGAGCATCAACAGGAAAAGGGTTTGGGCACAGGTAGTAGGCACTCTATCAGGCCTGTTGCCGTGGCAGCGCACGCTCCGTGCCATCGAAG GCAAGTTTGGAGTTGGCGTGAAGGCTTACTTTGTCTTCCTCAGATATCTGGTTTACTTGAACCTGCTTCACTGTGCTTTAATATGGGGTTTCATTTTGGGCCCTACAATATTTTATGGCCGGAGCAACAGCAGTG AACCTTTAAGGTTTGGGGGCGATGACAATGTGTTGGATTTTTTCCTGGGATCG GGCTACCTGGATCGTTCTCCAGTCTTTTTTGGTTACTATACTCGCGGTTCCCTGAATTTGCTGTGCTTGAATACACCTCTACTGTACCTGGCTGGAATCCTCACCATCCTGTTCCTCAGTCTCATCATGGTGGTCCGCAG AACAATAGTTGGCTACAAGCACACCTGGATGCTCGGGAAGCGTTACAGTATGAATGTGAGCTATAAGATCTTTTGTGGTTGGGACTTCACCGTCCAGGACCCTGACTCTGCTGTTCTCAAACACAGCTTCATCAGGAACGATCTCAAG CTGTTCCTGGAGGAGCAGAGTTTCTCTATGCGCAAGGCTCAGAGGACACTGCGACAGAAGGTGCGTCTCTACCTGCTTAGGTTCATCCTCAACCTGGTTGTTCTCTCTCTGCTAGGCGGAGCTTTCATCCTCATCTACTTTGCCACGGAAAAATCTGAGGCTGAG AGTCATCACTACTGGTTGATCAGTCTGGTCCTCCAGTACCTTCCTCCTATCACCATCACCTTCGTCAACCTGTTTCTTCCTCACGTGTTTCGCAAAATCTCATCTTTTGAGGACTACTCTTTCACCACGCAGATCAATGCCACACTTGTGAG GAGCATCTTCTTGAAGCTGGCCTCACTGGGgatctatttatttttcatcttgaACAAAACAGTAGATCAGCAAGTGAGTTACGAGAGAGATTTATGTTTGAACAGACTGAGGTTCAGTGAGACTTCAGGTGCAAAGtattgctgtgaaatgtttttaacagcCCCTATTATATGTGTGCTTCTTTTTCAGTGCAGGGAGAACAAGTTTGGCAGAGAAATGTACAAGTTGTGTATCTTCAACTTCCTTACCACTTTCTGCGATGCCTTTCTCTTGAACTACCCCAGGAA ATTAGTGCAGGAGAAGTATCCTTTGTCCTTGTTGGCCCGATTGTCGGGGAAACAGCGCTTCCTGATCCCGTTCAACATCTTGGATCTCGTGTACAGTCAGACTGTGTCCTGGGTGGGAGTCTACTTCTgccctctgctgcctctgatAGGAACTGTCACACTGATGGCCATCTTCTACATCAAAAAG TTCACGGTCCTGCGGTGCTGTGTGGCAGAGCAGAGGATGTTTCGAGCCTCCAGCTCCTCCGTTTTATTCCACTTCATGTTGCTGCTTGGCCTCCTCATAGCTGGAGTCACATTGGGCTATAACATCTACCAGCAAGGCATATCGGACAAAAACAT GTCGTCTTGTGGTCCATTTGGAAATGGAGAAACTGTGTTTAATGTGACAGGAGAGTGTGTCGCCAAACTCTCAGGTCCGGCACAAACCATTCTCGGCTACCTGGCCTCCGAGGCATTCGCCCTGCCGCTCATACTAGCTGAGAT CATAATCTTGACCTCATATGTGTCACGGGGAAGAGCCAATCAGAAGGCCATTGAGAGACTGAAAGACATGTTGGTTATG agcagctcagaTAAGCGTTTTCTAGTGAAACAGCATGCCACGATGCTCAGAAGGCAGAGAAACACCCACAGAGTTCATCCTGCAGCCGTCAGAGAGACCTCCGCCCGTACAACTTTACTAAAGCCCCCGAGCTTGCAGACCTGTCCATCCACCTGA
- the tmc8 gene encoding transmembrane channel-like protein 7 isoform X4: MEVHDNVNFMRLLSDDSIQSSLSSDSCEYYQTEIFDLLPSTQASRLNQNTQNLWEATSAHQGGPELSGRGPKDKTSTQPLRNLVMCIQGKRDARDRRKMQISNIGFWESWRQSQSINRKRVWAQVVGTLSGLLPWQRTLRAIEGKFGVGVKAYFVFLRYLVYLNLLHCALIWGFILGPTIFYGRSNSSEPLRFGGDDNVLDFFLGSGYLDRSPVFFGYYTRGSLNLLCLNTPLLYLAGILTILFLSLIMVVRRTIVGYKHTWMLGKRYSMNVSYKIFCGWDFTVQDPDSAVLKHSFIRNDLKLFLEEQSFSMRKAQRTLRQKVRLYLLRFILNLVVLSLLGGAFILIYFATEKSEAESHHYWLISLVLQYLPPITITFVNLFLPHVFRKISSFEDYSFTTQINATLVRSIFLKLASLGIYLFFILNKTVDQQVSYERDLCLNRLRFSETSGAKYCCEMFLTAPIICVLLFQCRENKFGREMYKLCIFNFLTTFCDAFLLNYPRKLVQEKYPLSLLARLSGKQRFLIPFNILDLVYSQTVSWVGVYFCPLLPLIGTVTLMAIFYIKKFTVLRCCVAEQRMFRASSSSVLFHFMLLLGLLIAGVTLGYNIYQQGISDKNMSSCGPFGNGETVFNVTGECVAKLSGPAQTILGYLASEAFALPLILAEIIILTSYVSRGRANQKAIERLKDMLVMLR, encoded by the exons ATGGAGGTGCACGATAATGTCAACTTCATGAGACTCCTGTCAG ATGACAGCATCCAATCGTCTCTGTCGTCAGACTCCTGTGAGTACTATCAGACAGAGATATTTGATCTGTTGCCGAGCACCCAGGCCAGCCGGCTCAACCAGAATACACAGAATCTATGGGAAGCCACCAGTGCCCACCAGGGTGGCCCAGAGCTGAGTGGGAGAGGACCCAAAGACAAGACATCAACACAGCCACTCAGGAACCTGGTCATGTGTATTCAGGGGAAGAGGGATGCCAG AGACAGGAGGAAGATGCAAATCAGCAATATTGGTTTTTGGGAGTCCTGGAGGCAGAGCCAGAGCATCAACAGGAAAAGGGTTTGGGCACAGGTAGTAGGCACTCTATCAGGCCTGTTGCCGTGGCAGCGCACGCTCCGTGCCATCGAAG GCAAGTTTGGAGTTGGCGTGAAGGCTTACTTTGTCTTCCTCAGATATCTGGTTTACTTGAACCTGCTTCACTGTGCTTTAATATGGGGTTTCATTTTGGGCCCTACAATATTTTATGGCCGGAGCAACAGCAGTG AACCTTTAAGGTTTGGGGGCGATGACAATGTGTTGGATTTTTTCCTGGGATCG GGCTACCTGGATCGTTCTCCAGTCTTTTTTGGTTACTATACTCGCGGTTCCCTGAATTTGCTGTGCTTGAATACACCTCTACTGTACCTGGCTGGAATCCTCACCATCCTGTTCCTCAGTCTCATCATGGTGGTCCGCAG AACAATAGTTGGCTACAAGCACACCTGGATGCTCGGGAAGCGTTACAGTATGAATGTGAGCTATAAGATCTTTTGTGGTTGGGACTTCACCGTCCAGGACCCTGACTCTGCTGTTCTCAAACACAGCTTCATCAGGAACGATCTCAAG CTGTTCCTGGAGGAGCAGAGTTTCTCTATGCGCAAGGCTCAGAGGACACTGCGACAGAAGGTGCGTCTCTACCTGCTTAGGTTCATCCTCAACCTGGTTGTTCTCTCTCTGCTAGGCGGAGCTTTCATCCTCATCTACTTTGCCACGGAAAAATCTGAGGCTGAG AGTCATCACTACTGGTTGATCAGTCTGGTCCTCCAGTACCTTCCTCCTATCACCATCACCTTCGTCAACCTGTTTCTTCCTCACGTGTTTCGCAAAATCTCATCTTTTGAGGACTACTCTTTCACCACGCAGATCAATGCCACACTTGTGAG GAGCATCTTCTTGAAGCTGGCCTCACTGGGgatctatttatttttcatcttgaACAAAACAGTAGATCAGCAAGTGAGTTACGAGAGAGATTTATGTTTGAACAGACTGAGGTTCAGTGAGACTTCAGGTGCAAAGtattgctgtgaaatgtttttaacagcCCCTATTATATGTGTGCTTCTTTTTCAGTGCAGGGAGAACAAGTTTGGCAGAGAAATGTACAAGTTGTGTATCTTCAACTTCCTTACCACTTTCTGCGATGCCTTTCTCTTGAACTACCCCAGGAA ATTAGTGCAGGAGAAGTATCCTTTGTCCTTGTTGGCCCGATTGTCGGGGAAACAGCGCTTCCTGATCCCGTTCAACATCTTGGATCTCGTGTACAGTCAGACTGTGTCCTGGGTGGGAGTCTACTTCTgccctctgctgcctctgatAGGAACTGTCACACTGATGGCCATCTTCTACATCAAAAAG TTCACGGTCCTGCGGTGCTGTGTGGCAGAGCAGAGGATGTTTCGAGCCTCCAGCTCCTCCGTTTTATTCCACTTCATGTTGCTGCTTGGCCTCCTCATAGCTGGAGTCACATTGGGCTATAACATCTACCAGCAAGGCATATCGGACAAAAACAT GTCGTCTTGTGGTCCATTTGGAAATGGAGAAACTGTGTTTAATGTGACAGGAGAGTGTGTCGCCAAACTCTCAGGTCCGGCACAAACCATTCTCGGCTACCTGGCCTCCGAGGCATTCGCCCTGCCGCTCATACTAGCTGAGAT CATAATCTTGACCTCATATGTGTCACGGGGAAGAGCCAATCAGAAGGCCATTGAGAGACTGAAAGACATGTTGGTTATG ctcagaTAA